CGCGGCGATGTCGTGGATGTCCGGAGAGTCGTCGGCCTGGTCGACGATGAACAGATATTTGGCCAGGGAGAGTTGGCCCTGGCCGAGGATGGCGTTGGCCTGGGTGAGCAGTTCACGGGGCGCTCGTTCAGAATCATAGGGCACGTAGCGCTCGCTGCCCAGGGCCAGGAGCAGGGGATGCACCCCGGCGGCGTCCACGGCGTGTACGGCCCGGACTCCCGGAAGCACCGTGGGGATGGCCTCGCCGGTGAGATCGTGGATCAGCGCGCCGAAGGTGGTGTCTTCCTGGGGAGGACGGCCCACGGTGGTGAAGGGCCAGACCGCGTCCGGGCGGTGATAAACCCGGTCCACGGTGAGTACCGGAAAGTCGTGCTCCAGACTGTAGTAGCCCAGGTGGTCGCCGAAGGGGCCTTCGGGCAGGGTTCTGGCACCGTTGACCACGCCGGAGATGCAGAAGTCGGCCTGGGCCGGCATGGGCAGGCCGTTGGCGGAGCGGACCAACTCAAGCCGTTGGCCGCCGAGTATTCCGGCGAAGCTGAGTTCCGGCATGCCCTCGGGCAGGGGCATCACCGCGGCCAGGGTCATGGCCGGCGGTCCGCCAATGAACACGTTCACCCGCAACGGTAGGCCGCGTTGCAAAGCCACGGCATGGTGTACGCCGATGCCCCGGTGGATCTGATAGTGCAGGCCCGCTTCCCTGTCTGGCGCATACTGGCCTCCGGAGAACTGGACCCGGTACATGCCCAGGTTGGAGTTCATCCAATTATTCGGGCCGGATTTGACCGGGTTTTCGGAATAGACCTGGGGCAGGGTGACGAAGGCCCCGCCGTCCCTGGGCCAGGAAACCTGGTTGGGTAGGTCGGAGAGGGCGCAGCTCTTGGCCAGGATCGGCCCGTTGGCCACGTATTTCGGTCGGGCGTTCCACAGGGTGCGAACCAGTCCCAGATATTTCCAGGGAGCGCGTAGCGCGTCACTCGGATCGACCTTCAGCCGGACCAGTTTTTCCAGGGCCGGGAGGGTGTCCCGGAAGATGTATCTGGCCCGGTCCAGGGTGCCGAACAGATTGCCCAGCATGGGAAAGTGGCAGCCCTTGACCCTGGTAAAGAGCAGGGCCGGCCCTCCAGCCTGGTAAACCCGGCGCTGGATGACCCCGGCTTCCAGGTACGGATCCACTTCCACGTCCAACCGGACCAGCCTTCCGGCAGCCTCCA
The nucleotide sequence above comes from Desulfonatronum sp. SC1. Encoded proteins:
- a CDS encoding UbiD family decarboxylase, whose product is MGYDTLQACIRDLEAAGRLVRLDVEVDPYLEAGVIQRRVYQAGGPALLFTRVKGCHFPMLGNLFGTLDRARYIFRDTLPALEKLVRLKVDPSDALRAPWKYLGLVRTLWNARPKYVANGPILAKSCALSDLPNQVSWPRDGGAFVTLPQVYSENPVKSGPNNWMNSNLGMYRVQFSGGQYAPDREAGLHYQIHRGIGVHHAVALQRGLPLRVNVFIGGPPAMTLAAVMPLPEGMPELSFAGILGGQRLELVRSANGLPMPAQADFCISGVVNGARTLPEGPFGDHLGYYSLEHDFPVLTVDRVYHRPDAVWPFTTVGRPPQEDTTFGALIHDLTGEAIPTVLPGVRAVHAVDAAGVHPLLLALGSERYVPYDSERAPRELLTQANAILGQGQLSLAKYLFIVDQADDSPDIHDIAAFFRHVLERVDWTRDLHFQTRTTVDTLDYSGLGLNQGSKVVIAAAGPPRRTLPTSFPSDLRLPGGFGSPQVCAPNVLAGILVIQGPACTRARHAQDPAMTELCRELHAAKQLMDWPLIIVADDSAFVARTLNNFLWTTFTRSDPARDIYGVGETMTCKHWGCNGPLVIDARAKPHHAPALEPDTEVGKRVDLLAAKGGPLEGLW